Proteins encoded within one genomic window of Citricoccus muralis:
- a CDS encoding glutamate-5-semialdehyde dehydrogenase gives MTIELTEIDQRILSMSRQAREAARELATASRARKDSTLRVMGETILANQEYILKQNAEDIADARAAGLAESMIDRLTLTPERLQGLNDALVELAALPDPVGSVLRGQNLPNGIRMQQIRVPLGIVGAIYEARPNVTVDIAGIALKSGNAVILRGGSAAIKTNTALIAILREAVEKQGFLPAIIQGIDEFGRDGATSLMTQRGSVDVLIPRGGRGLIQSVVQNARVPVIETGEGNVHVFVDASASVDMAVSIVKNAKTHRVSVCNSAETLLIHQDAVEAGREVLRMLVRSGVQLHVDEAARQWLPEGADAATATDEDWGTEYLEMEMAVRTVASLDEAIEHINTWSTKHTEVIVTNDLSNAETFIDHIDAAAVIVNASSRFTDGGQLGLGAEVGISTQKTHARGPMGLEELTTSKWVLRGNGQTRA, from the coding sequence ATGACCATCGAGCTCACTGAGATTGATCAGCGCATCCTCTCCATGTCCCGGCAGGCCCGCGAGGCCGCGCGTGAACTGGCTACCGCTTCGCGCGCCCGTAAAGACTCCACCCTGCGGGTGATGGGCGAGACGATCCTGGCGAATCAGGAGTACATCCTGAAGCAGAACGCCGAGGATATTGCCGATGCCCGCGCTGCTGGCCTCGCCGAATCGATGATCGACCGCCTCACTCTCACTCCCGAACGGTTGCAGGGTCTCAACGACGCGCTCGTTGAGCTGGCCGCACTGCCGGACCCGGTGGGGAGTGTGTTGCGGGGACAGAACCTCCCCAACGGGATACGTATGCAGCAAATTCGGGTGCCGCTGGGCATCGTGGGCGCGATATACGAGGCCCGTCCCAACGTCACCGTCGACATCGCGGGCATTGCGCTGAAATCCGGCAACGCCGTGATCCTGCGTGGCGGCTCCGCTGCGATCAAGACCAACACTGCGCTGATCGCCATTCTTCGGGAGGCCGTGGAAAAACAAGGCTTCCTACCCGCGATCATTCAGGGCATCGACGAATTCGGTCGTGACGGCGCCACCTCGCTGATGACCCAGCGAGGCAGCGTCGATGTGCTCATCCCGCGCGGTGGCCGCGGACTCATTCAGTCCGTGGTGCAGAACGCCCGGGTTCCTGTCATCGAAACTGGTGAGGGCAACGTTCACGTCTTCGTGGATGCCTCCGCTTCGGTGGACATGGCGGTCAGTATCGTCAAGAACGCCAAGACTCATCGCGTTTCCGTGTGCAACTCGGCCGAAACGCTGCTGATCCACCAGGATGCCGTCGAAGCCGGCAGGGAAGTGCTGCGCATGCTGGTGCGCTCCGGCGTTCAGCTGCACGTCGACGAGGCCGCACGACAGTGGCTACCCGAGGGCGCAGACGCCGCTACCGCCACGGACGAGGACTGGGGCACCGAGTACCTCGAGATGGAGATGGCGGTGCGTACCGTCGCCTCACTCGATGAGGCCATCGAACACATCAACACGTGGTCCACCAAGCACACCGAGGTCATCGTCACCAACGACCTGAGCAACGCGGAAACCTTCATCGATCACATCGACGCCGCGGCAGTCATCGTCAACGCTTCCTCACGGTTCACCGACGGCGGCCAACTGGGCTTGGGTGCCGAGGTGGGCATCTCCACCCAGAAGACCCACGCACGAGGGCCCATGGGTCTGGAAGAACTGACCACCAGCAAATGGGTACTTCGCGGCAACGGTCAGACCCGCGCCTAA
- a CDS encoding histidine phosphatase family protein, with the protein MKLVLLRHGQTDWNFEDRYQGRSDIPLNAVGQRQALEAAARWANVEFDAALVSPLQRAYDTASAVVGHRSIERHVMDDLMETAGGDWEGLTFRQIREQWPEIFRDWRASNRDAGPVNGETPRLAGHRVVTAMTEWISVQSSVRSLLVVGHGSALRAAAAQLAGFSDETYPELSRLDNCHAHVLTQKGANFGRWELVEQNV; encoded by the coding sequence ATGAAGCTCGTCTTGCTTCGGCACGGCCAGACTGACTGGAATTTCGAAGACCGGTATCAGGGCCGCAGCGACATTCCGCTGAACGCAGTTGGCCAGCGACAGGCTCTCGAAGCGGCCGCCCGGTGGGCGAATGTCGAATTCGACGCTGCGTTGGTCTCACCCCTGCAACGTGCATACGACACCGCCTCCGCTGTCGTGGGGCACCGCTCGATCGAACGACACGTCATGGACGACCTCATGGAAACCGCCGGCGGGGATTGGGAGGGGCTGACCTTCCGGCAGATTCGCGAGCAGTGGCCTGAGATTTTTCGTGACTGGCGTGCATCAAACCGTGATGCGGGCCCGGTAAACGGTGAGACTCCCCGTCTAGCCGGTCATAGAGTAGTCACGGCGATGACCGAGTGGATTTCGGTGCAGTCATCAGTTCGCAGTCTGCTGGTGGTTGGGCACGGAAGTGCGCTGCGCGCAGCAGCTGCACAATTGGCTGGATTTTCGGATGAAACGTACCCAGAATTGTCACGTCTCGACAATTGCCACGCACACGTTCTGACGCAGAAGGGCGCCAATTTTGGGCGTTGGGAACTCGTCGAACAGAATGTCTGA
- a CDS encoding DUF1846 domain-containing protein: protein MPHPIGFDRQRYITLQSEHISQRRAEIGGRLYLEMGGKLFDDMHASRVLPGFTPDNKIAMLERLRDEVEILVCLNAKDLQRQKVRADLGITYEDDVLRLIDVFRERGFLVEHVIITQLEDDNQIAHTFRRKLERIGLTVAQHRVIPGYPADSDRIISDDGFGLNEHAHVTRDLVVVTAPGPGSGKLATCLSQVYHDHQNGIRAGYAKFETFPIWDLPLDHPVNLAYEAATADLDDINVIDPYHLAAYEKQVTSYNRDVEVFPLLRSMLEKLYGSSPYQSPTDMGVNLVGACISDDDVCREASRQEIIRRYFKALVDERRDNLDHEVSSRIRVVMTKVGAEPEDRAVVQPARAVAETTEAPGSAVELADGTIITGKTSELLGCSAAMLLNALKHLAGIDDHVHLLSPSSIEPIQTLKTNHLGSRNPRLHTDEVLIALSVEAASSEQARAALDQLQNLQDCEVHTTTILGTVDEGIFRNLGMLVTSDAVYQRKQLYHKR from the coding sequence ATGCCCCACCCTATCGGCTTCGATCGACAGCGCTACATCACCCTGCAGTCCGAGCACATCTCGCAGCGTCGCGCCGAGATCGGCGGCCGACTGTACTTGGAGATGGGCGGCAAACTCTTCGACGACATGCACGCCTCGCGTGTCTTGCCCGGATTTACACCCGACAACAAGATCGCCATGCTGGAGCGCCTCCGCGACGAAGTGGAGATCTTGGTCTGCCTGAACGCCAAGGACCTCCAGCGGCAGAAGGTTCGCGCAGATCTCGGTATTACCTACGAAGACGATGTCCTACGTCTCATTGATGTTTTTCGCGAACGTGGATTCCTCGTTGAGCACGTCATCATCACCCAGCTAGAAGATGACAATCAGATCGCCCACACGTTCCGTCGCAAACTCGAGCGCATCGGACTCACCGTGGCGCAGCACCGGGTGATCCCCGGTTATCCGGCGGATTCCGATCGGATCATTTCCGATGACGGCTTCGGCCTCAATGAGCACGCACACGTCACCCGGGATCTGGTCGTCGTCACTGCTCCCGGACCCGGCTCCGGCAAACTCGCCACATGCCTCTCTCAGGTCTACCACGATCACCAGAACGGCATCCGCGCCGGCTACGCCAAGTTCGAGACCTTCCCGATCTGGGACCTCCCACTGGATCATCCGGTCAATCTGGCCTATGAAGCAGCCACAGCCGATCTGGATGACATCAACGTCATCGACCCCTACCACCTGGCCGCTTACGAGAAACAGGTCACGAGCTACAACCGTGACGTCGAAGTTTTCCCACTGCTGCGCTCCATGTTGGAGAAGCTCTACGGTTCCTCGCCCTACCAGTCCCCCACCGACATGGGAGTGAATCTGGTCGGTGCCTGCATTTCCGACGACGACGTCTGTCGCGAAGCCTCGCGCCAGGAAATCATCCGCCGCTACTTCAAGGCACTCGTGGACGAACGACGCGATAATCTCGACCACGAAGTGTCGTCGCGCATCCGTGTGGTCATGACCAAGGTGGGCGCCGAACCCGAGGACCGCGCAGTGGTCCAACCGGCGCGTGCGGTCGCAGAGACCACGGAGGCCCCCGGATCGGCAGTGGAACTTGCTGATGGAACTATCATCACGGGTAAGACCTCGGAGCTACTCGGTTGTTCCGCTGCCATGCTTCTGAATGCGTTGAAGCATTTGGCCGGCATCGATGACCATGTGCACCTGCTGTCGCCCAGCTCAATTGAGCCGATTCAGACGCTGAAGACCAACCACCTCGGTTCCCGGAATCCGCGCCTGCACACCGATGAGGTTCTCATCGCCCTGTCTGTGGAAGCTGCGTCCTCGGAGCAGGCACGTGCCGCCCTTGATCAGCTGCAAAACCTGCAGGACTGTGAAGTGCACACCACGACCATCCTGGGCACCGTGGATGAGGGCATCTTCCGCAACCTCGGAATGTTGGTCACCTCGGATGCCGTCTATCAGCGCAAACAGCTCTATCACAAGCGCTGA
- a CDS encoding HAD family hydrolase: MTTSIETDQVHSPRPWTSLLQDSAVLAPVRLVACDMDGTLLEEDGSVPGPFWGMVRALQEKGIKFVPSSGRQLATLQHLFTPASGLSFVAENGAIVEADGDVVFRHTLDQSAVDQLIDRVRELQTEGTDAAVMVCGSDMAYMESTEAHHQAAAMPYYRHFTVVPDVKDVTTDVLKVAVYVGNAAAEMTDELRAVSGDACRTVHSAPHWVDVMNIDTNKGRGLQELMDIQGLDSSEVLAIGDFMNDVELLEVAGVACVVANAHPDLAAHADYVIPANTDHGVLQLLDRLLQVV, encoded by the coding sequence ATGACTACTTCGATAGAAACTGACCAGGTACATTCGCCTCGCCCATGGACCTCCCTGCTCCAGGATTCTGCGGTGTTGGCTCCGGTGCGGTTGGTCGCCTGCGACATGGATGGCACCCTGCTCGAGGAAGACGGCTCCGTTCCTGGGCCTTTCTGGGGCATGGTTCGGGCGCTTCAAGAGAAGGGCATCAAGTTCGTGCCGTCCTCGGGGCGGCAGCTGGCAACCCTGCAGCACCTGTTTACCCCGGCATCGGGTCTTTCATTCGTTGCTGAGAACGGGGCCATCGTTGAGGCGGATGGTGATGTGGTGTTTCGGCACACGCTCGACCAGAGCGCCGTCGACCAGCTCATTGACCGTGTTCGTGAGCTGCAGACTGAGGGCACCGATGCCGCGGTCATGGTCTGTGGCAGCGACATGGCGTACATGGAGTCGACTGAGGCTCATCACCAAGCCGCGGCCATGCCATACTACCGACACTTCACGGTGGTCCCCGATGTGAAAGACGTCACCACCGATGTGCTGAAGGTGGCGGTGTACGTGGGCAATGCGGCTGCTGAAATGACGGACGAACTGCGCGCGGTGTCTGGGGACGCTTGCCGCACGGTGCATTCGGCGCCGCATTGGGTGGATGTGATGAACATCGACACCAATAAGGGTCGTGGACTCCAAGAGCTCATGGATATTCAAGGACTGGACTCGTCCGAGGTGCTGGCCATCGGCGACTTTATGAATGACGTCGAGCTTCTTGAGGTAGCAGGGGTCGCCTGTGTGGTGGCCAACGCGCACCCAGATCTGGCCGCCCACGCCGACTACGTCATTCCCGCCAACACCGATCACGGGGTGCTGCAACTATTGGACCGCCTGCTCCAGGTGGTCTAA
- the proB gene encoding glutamate 5-kinase → MSTKHPNNVNPVQGRSTIRRARRIVIKIGSSSLTSSEGVRQEAIDSLTRTVADLRRQGSEVVLVSSGAIAAGLKPLGLERRPKDLATQQAAAAVGQGWLLAEYSESFWKHGLSVAQVLLTAEELMRRTQYNNAFRALNRLLDLGIVPIVNENDAVATQEIRFGDNDRLAALVANVIKADMLLLLSDVDALYDGPPSREGSRRIALVRGPQDLEGVTIGRAGPAGVGTGGMVTKVDAAEIATGSGIPTLLTSAPNAQLAIDGEDVGTWFAVSGRRKSARAAWLGLMAETRGRITIDDGAVAAVVDRGRSLLPAGMTGVSGRFESGDAVEIADSTGEVIARGLVNYSSTELPAMVGRSTAELRAELGPEYDRVVVHADDCVRLRRRTATRTRLNS, encoded by the coding sequence GTGAGTACCAAACACCCCAATAACGTCAACCCCGTGCAGGGACGCAGCACCATCCGTCGCGCCCGGCGGATCGTCATCAAGATTGGTTCCTCCTCGCTCACCTCATCTGAGGGGGTGCGCCAGGAAGCGATCGACTCGTTGACCCGGACCGTCGCCGATTTGCGCAGGCAGGGCAGCGAAGTGGTGCTGGTGTCCTCCGGGGCCATCGCTGCCGGACTGAAGCCGCTGGGTCTGGAACGACGTCCCAAAGATCTGGCGACCCAGCAGGCCGCCGCCGCGGTGGGGCAAGGGTGGCTGCTGGCCGAGTACTCGGAATCGTTCTGGAAGCACGGGCTCTCCGTAGCTCAGGTGCTGCTCACCGCCGAAGAACTGATGCGGCGCACTCAGTACAACAACGCGTTCCGGGCCCTGAACCGCCTGTTGGATCTAGGAATCGTCCCCATCGTCAACGAAAACGACGCGGTGGCCACCCAGGAGATCCGTTTCGGTGATAACGACCGGCTCGCCGCGCTGGTGGCCAATGTCATCAAAGCCGACATGTTGCTCCTGCTCTCCGACGTGGACGCGCTTTACGACGGCCCACCCTCCCGTGAAGGATCTCGACGCATCGCCCTGGTCCGCGGCCCGCAGGACCTCGAGGGAGTCACCATTGGGCGCGCCGGACCCGCCGGAGTAGGCACCGGGGGCATGGTGACCAAAGTCGACGCCGCCGAGATCGCCACCGGCTCCGGAATCCCCACGCTGCTCACCTCGGCCCCCAACGCCCAACTGGCCATTGACGGGGAGGACGTGGGCACCTGGTTCGCCGTCTCGGGCCGGCGGAAATCCGCACGCGCCGCCTGGCTGGGGCTGATGGCCGAAACCCGCGGTCGCATCACCATCGACGACGGCGCGGTGGCAGCGGTCGTGGATCGCGGACGCTCACTTCTGCCGGCTGGCATGACCGGTGTCTCCGGACGTTTCGAATCCGGAGACGCCGTGGAGATCGCCGACTCCACCGGCGAGGTCATTGCGCGCGGTCTGGTGAACTACTCTTCGACGGAACTGCCTGCCATGGTCGGGCGCTCCACGGCTGAGCTACGTGCCGAACTCGGGCCAGAATACGACCGGGTCGTCGTCCACGCCGATGATTGCGTCCGACTACGACGACGCACAGCCACGCGCACTAGACTGAACTCATGA
- the rsfS gene encoding ribosome silencing factor — protein MTVPDSTRQSLIIAAAAAADKLAENISAVDVAERIGITDAFLFASAESDRQVKSVVEAIEDALRDHEDLKPIRREGVDAGRWVLLDFGHFVVHVQHEEERALYALDRLWNDSPRIELNLPESGTEGNTA, from the coding sequence GTGACCGTTCCTGACTCCACCCGGCAATCACTCATCATCGCGGCGGCCGCCGCCGCAGACAAGCTCGCAGAGAATATCTCCGCCGTCGACGTGGCCGAGCGGATCGGCATCACCGACGCTTTCCTGTTCGCCTCCGCCGAATCGGATCGTCAGGTGAAGTCCGTCGTTGAGGCCATCGAAGATGCCCTGCGCGACCACGAAGATCTCAAGCCGATCCGTCGAGAAGGCGTCGACGCCGGGCGTTGGGTGCTCCTGGACTTTGGGCACTTCGTCGTTCACGTCCAGCACGAAGAAGAGCGGGCACTCTACGCCTTGGACCGGCTCTGGAACGACAGCCCGCGGATTGAACTCAACCTTCCGGAGAGCGGTACCGAGGGCAATACGGCATGA
- the obgE gene encoding GTPase ObgE, producing the protein MAAFVDRVTLHATAGNGGHGCVSVRREKFKPLGGPDGGNGGNGGDITLVVDAQTTTLLSYHHLPHRTAGNGEPGRGDNRHGKNGETLRLSVPDGTVVKDADGNILADLVGEGAEYVVAHGGVGGLGNAALASPKRKAPGFALLGIPGEHADVVLELKTVADIALVGFPSAGKSSLIAALSAARPKIADYPFTTLVPNLGVVQAGQMRYTVADVPGLIPGASQGKGLGLEFLRHVERCAALVHVLDCASLETDRDPLSDLEAIENELAAYSVEPTSEQQAEDLIPLHERPRLIALNKTDLPDGTEMADMVREQLEERGYRVFDVSALAHQGLDPLKYAMGELVEESRARQVPVEASPVVTIEPKVRRKGGRPEEFTLRREERNLKPLFRIRGIKPEKWVAQTDFTNDEAVGYLADRLHRLGVEDRLFADGARPGDTVVIGDDETGVVFDWEPTISTGSEVLSGPRGSDLRMEQTSRPTRGEKRKEYEDLKAARAGVRAEMDEERRSGLWTDYDSDTQN; encoded by the coding sequence ATGGCCGCGTTCGTCGATCGCGTCACCCTGCACGCCACCGCCGGTAACGGCGGTCACGGATGCGTCTCCGTGCGTCGTGAAAAGTTCAAGCCGCTGGGTGGGCCCGATGGTGGCAACGGTGGCAACGGCGGCGACATCACCCTCGTGGTGGATGCCCAGACCACCACGCTGCTGTCCTACCACCACCTGCCGCACCGCACCGCGGGCAACGGCGAGCCCGGTAGAGGCGACAACCGCCACGGCAAGAACGGTGAAACCCTACGTCTGTCCGTGCCTGATGGCACCGTGGTCAAGGACGCCGACGGCAACATTCTGGCCGACCTGGTGGGGGAGGGCGCCGAATATGTGGTGGCCCATGGCGGCGTCGGGGGCCTGGGCAATGCCGCCCTGGCCTCGCCCAAGCGCAAAGCACCCGGCTTCGCCCTGCTCGGTATCCCCGGCGAACACGCCGACGTCGTCCTCGAGCTGAAGACCGTCGCCGATATCGCCCTCGTTGGCTTCCCCTCGGCTGGAAAGTCCTCGCTCATTGCCGCCCTGTCTGCTGCGCGACCCAAGATCGCCGACTACCCGTTCACCACGCTGGTCCCGAACCTCGGTGTGGTGCAGGCCGGGCAAATGCGTTACACGGTGGCCGATGTACCCGGGCTGATTCCCGGCGCCTCACAGGGGAAGGGCCTCGGGCTCGAGTTCCTCCGTCACGTCGAACGCTGTGCCGCACTCGTGCACGTTTTGGACTGTGCCTCCTTGGAAACCGACCGCGACCCCTTGTCTGATCTGGAAGCGATCGAAAACGAACTAGCCGCGTACTCAGTGGAACCAACTTCGGAACAGCAGGCCGAGGATCTCATTCCGTTGCATGAGCGCCCTCGCTTGATCGCGCTGAACAAGACCGACTTACCTGATGGCACGGAAATGGCCGACATGGTGCGCGAACAGCTCGAAGAGCGCGGCTACCGAGTTTTCGATGTGTCCGCACTTGCTCACCAGGGCTTGGACCCGCTCAAGTACGCCATGGGTGAGCTCGTGGAAGAATCCCGAGCACGACAGGTACCGGTGGAGGCCTCACCGGTGGTCACCATCGAGCCGAAAGTGCGCCGCAAAGGCGGACGTCCCGAAGAGTTCACCCTGCGTCGCGAAGAGCGCAACCTTAAGCCATTGTTCCGGATCCGCGGTATCAAGCCCGAGAAGTGGGTGGCTCAGACCGACTTCACCAACGACGAGGCCGTGGGTTACTTGGCGGACCGCCTGCACCGACTCGGCGTCGAAGATCGTCTATTCGCCGACGGCGCCCGTCCCGGGGACACTGTGGTGATCGGCGACGACGAGACCGGCGTGGTCTTCGACTGGGAGCCGACCATCTCCACCGGATCCGAGGTTCTGTCTGGTCCCCGCGGTTCGGACTTGCGGATGGAGCAAACGTCGCGGCCCACGCGCGGAGAGAAGCGCAAAGAATACGAAGACCTCAAGGCTGCACGTGCTGGTGTGCGTGCGGAGATGGACGAGGAACGTCGCAGTGGTTTGTGGACCGACTACGACTCCGACACTCAGAACTGA
- a CDS encoding ABC transporter ATP-binding protein, which produces MTEKSGRLVVEDATLAYDQRVISRNLSTHIPDGAFTAIIGPNGCGKSTLLRALARVLRPTAGTVCLDGKAIHSYPSKQVARELGLLPQTSLAPDGIRVADLVARGRAPYQSMFQQWRPSDREAVAEALSATRLEDLSARMVDELSGGQRQRAWVAMLLAQQTPIMLLDEPTTYLDISHQYELLELLRGFHVQGKTVITVLHDLNQAARYANHLIVMKSGEVVATGRPGEVITETMMHDVFGLACRVVPDPVTQTPMVVPLDPRSVGLEPQPDATGA; this is translated from the coding sequence ATGACCGAGAAGAGCGGACGCCTCGTCGTCGAGGACGCCACGCTGGCCTATGACCAGCGGGTGATTAGCCGGAATCTTTCCACACACATTCCCGACGGCGCATTTACCGCCATCATCGGCCCCAACGGTTGTGGCAAGTCAACGCTGCTGCGCGCGCTCGCCCGCGTCCTGCGGCCCACCGCCGGCACCGTCTGCCTGGATGGTAAAGCCATCCATTCTTACCCGTCCAAGCAGGTCGCCAGAGAGTTGGGGCTACTCCCCCAGACGTCCCTGGCGCCCGATGGCATTCGGGTGGCCGATCTCGTGGCCCGTGGGCGTGCCCCGTATCAGTCCATGTTCCAGCAGTGGCGGCCCTCCGACCGTGAGGCCGTGGCGGAAGCGTTATCGGCCACCCGGTTGGAAGACCTCTCCGCCCGCATGGTCGACGAACTCTCTGGCGGTCAGCGGCAGCGTGCTTGGGTGGCTATGTTGTTGGCCCAGCAGACCCCCATCATGCTGCTCGATGAGCCGACCACTTACCTCGACATCTCCCATCAGTACGAGTTGCTCGAGCTCCTGCGTGGATTCCATGTCCAGGGCAAGACGGTCATCACCGTTCTTCACGACCTGAACCAGGCGGCCCGCTACGCGAACCATCTCATCGTGATGAAATCTGGCGAGGTGGTGGCCACCGGTCGACCGGGTGAGGTCATCACCGAGACCATGATGCATGACGTCTTTGGTCTGGCCTGCCGCGTGGTTCCCGACCCAGTCACCCAGACACCGATGGTGGTCCCGCTGGATCCACGCAGCGTCGGACTCGAACCGCAGCCCGATGCAACGGGAGCCTAG
- a CDS encoding IS481 family transposase: MKIKNKAIILAVTQGSMSTKATAAHFNVTERWVQALVRRYLQEGDNAFESRSKRPLTSPNQTPPETRDRILQLRSDLVSTGLDAGADSIRAYLENEGILVPSRSTVHRILRQANTVIDQPQKRPNSSLNRFVAVLPNEMWQADFTHWTLADGTDAEVLDFIDDHSRFLISLRAYRRVTVRNVVEQFSAACEEHGRPQKSLTDNGLVFTTRFAGRAGNEDPAKNQFEKLLHRWDVQQINGSPNHPQTQGKIERFHRTLKQWLRAQPRARSVQTLNKQLTQFQQIYNHDRPHRAIKRKTPASVYSALPKATPVPQPQEDYRIRNDTVDKFGKLTIRYDGKLRHLGMGATYSGIPVRMMVDDREITVIHRKTGEILRYFEIDVSKNYQKPTKRLSK, from the coding sequence GTGAAAATAAAAAATAAGGCCATCATCCTGGCCGTCACGCAAGGGTCCATGTCCACCAAGGCAACCGCAGCGCACTTCAATGTGACTGAACGATGGGTACAAGCTCTGGTCCGCCGCTACCTCCAAGAAGGAGACAACGCTTTCGAATCTCGGTCAAAGCGACCGCTGACATCACCAAACCAAACCCCTCCCGAGACCCGGGACCGTATCCTGCAGCTACGGAGCGATCTCGTCAGCACTGGCTTAGACGCTGGCGCAGATTCCATTCGCGCCTACTTAGAAAACGAAGGCATTCTGGTGCCGTCACGATCGACCGTGCATCGAATTCTGCGCCAAGCCAACACTGTGATCGATCAACCGCAGAAACGTCCTAATTCCTCATTGAATCGGTTTGTCGCCGTTCTACCCAACGAGATGTGGCAAGCCGATTTCACCCATTGGACACTCGCCGATGGAACAGACGCCGAGGTACTGGACTTCATCGACGATCACTCACGATTCCTCATCAGCCTGCGCGCTTACCGCCGCGTGACAGTGCGCAACGTCGTCGAGCAATTCAGCGCTGCTTGCGAAGAACACGGACGCCCTCAGAAATCACTCACCGACAACGGCTTGGTCTTCACAACTCGGTTCGCAGGACGCGCTGGCAACGAAGACCCCGCAAAGAACCAATTCGAAAAGCTCCTGCATCGGTGGGACGTTCAGCAGATCAATGGGTCCCCGAACCACCCGCAAACGCAGGGAAAGATCGAACGCTTCCACCGGACCCTCAAGCAGTGGCTACGAGCTCAACCCAGGGCCAGATCGGTACAAACACTCAACAAACAACTCACTCAGTTTCAGCAGATCTACAACCATGACAGACCGCATCGAGCGATCAAGCGAAAAACTCCGGCCAGCGTCTATTCGGCTCTGCCGAAAGCAACACCGGTGCCACAACCTCAAGAGGACTACCGAATCAGAAACGACACCGTGGACAAGTTCGGCAAGCTCACTATCCGCTACGACGGAAAGCTCCGTCACTTAGGAATGGGGGCCACTTACTCAGGCATCCCGGTACGAATGATGGTCGATGACCGCGAGATCACCGTCATTCACCGAAAAACTGGCGAGATCCTCAGATACTTCGAAATAGACGTCTCAAAGAACTATCAGAAACCCACCAAACGCCTGAGTAAGTGA
- the nadD gene encoding nicotinate-nucleotide adenylyltransferase, giving the protein MGGTFDPIHHGHLVAASEVASEFDLDEVVFVPTGEPWQKSGQQVSAAEHRYLMTVIATAANPRFTVSRVDIDRPGPTYTADTLRDLAQLRPDAELFFITGADAMEQIMTWKDVDRIWDLAHFVGVTRPGHELNDFGRKTDISLMEIPAMAISSTDCRRRVEAGKPVWYLVPDGVVQYIGKYGLYTPKLSEVGASGPETLHTPAAALSRSSEVNP; this is encoded by the coding sequence ATGGGCGGAACCTTCGACCCGATCCATCACGGGCACCTCGTCGCGGCCTCAGAAGTTGCCAGCGAGTTCGACCTCGACGAGGTTGTTTTCGTCCCCACCGGCGAACCCTGGCAAAAATCCGGACAGCAAGTCTCAGCCGCTGAGCATCGCTACTTGATGACGGTGATCGCCACGGCCGCGAACCCGAGATTCACCGTCTCCCGTGTGGATATTGATCGGCCAGGCCCCACCTACACAGCGGACACGCTGCGTGATCTCGCTCAGCTGCGACCTGACGCGGAACTGTTCTTCATCACTGGCGCCGACGCCATGGAACAGATCATGACCTGGAAGGACGTCGACCGCATCTGGGATCTCGCACATTTCGTCGGCGTGACGCGCCCCGGTCACGAGCTCAACGACTTTGGGCGCAAGACGGACATTTCGCTGATGGAAATTCCTGCCATGGCCATCTCATCCACCGACTGTCGTCGGCGCGTGGAGGCGGGGAAACCCGTGTGGTACCTGGTTCCCGACGGGGTCGTTCAGTATATCGGCAAGTATGGCCTGTATACTCCGAAACTTAGCGAAGTCGGCGCATCGGGGCCTGAAACTCTTCACACCCCGGCTGCCGCCCTGTCCCGTAGCAGTGAGGTGAACCCGTGA